AAATTTGTAGCGTTTTGTGGTAGTCTGATAGTAGGATGAATAAAGAGAAAATCGCATCTTATACAGGCCTTGCAAAACCTTATAATCCTTTCACTCTCTCTGACATGAATCCTCAAGAAAAAGACTAAAATAGGGATTAAAATCCTTACTTAGGAGAAGAAATAAAGCCTCAACGCTCTTTTTAGCGAATACCCTCTCTTTGCCTGATGAAAGAGAAGGGAAACCCATCAGCGTGCGTGATAGGCAGGGTGAAAATGAGGAATGGAATAGATCTCATGGTGAGAGGTGAGATCTGTAAATTCTCAGGATATAATTGAGAATAAGCCTGATTGGAGATGAAAAGGCCCACAAGAAACACCAAAGAAGTCTTTGCGAAAGAGGGAGTGAATGCATGCACTCTCTCTGAGGAAGGATAAAAGGGTCTAGGACCCAAGAGAAAAAACAGGATGTGATGCAGAAAGGAACATTCATCCAGTTTTACCTCTCCGAAACCCATCTTCTTTTCGAAGAGAGACGCACAACTCTCTTCGGAGAGAGGAACAAACCATAAACAACATAAACAGGGAGTAATGATGAAGACATATGACCAAATAACTAACGTAAAATCAATCGATGGGACCAACCATGGTTGGAGAAGTCAACAACAAAGAGAGGATCTCAGACTACCTGGCGAGGAAAAACCTTCAGCGTGTGGGATAAACATGGCGAGAAAAAGATGAAGAGATGAAAAGGCCTTTTTTAGATTGTTTAGATCTGAAAGTTTTAGAGATAATTGGCTGGCCGCGTATGTTAGAAAAATCCTCTCTACCTTTATGAAAGAGCTCAAAAATGCAAATAGGAAAAAGTGTTGATTAAAAGATTGTTAAAAACAAAAACTAGGTAAAATTTTAATAGAATTTTAACCTTTGATTAACGTTTTATTAATCAATTTAAAAATTGAGATATAAAACTTTTATCGCAATAAAATAGATAAAAACAAATAAAATCAAATACTTTTATCTTGAAGTCGTAAAATTATCTGCTATGATAGGATTTAGATAGGCATTTGGGGGATGCCTTAGCCTCACTGAAGATCCGAAGACGAATTAGGGGGGGACTTCAGGCAACGATAATAATAAAAAGAATGCAGGGAGAGCTAAAAGGTCATCGAATCACCCCCTCTAACTTCATACTTCTATTTCTTAAAAATTATCTTTGAATCAGTTGGTTATCTTCTTTTTTATAGTGAAAAATTGATGATAAAATTCTTTAACGCAAAAACCTAAGAACTTGCGATATATAATATCGTCATGAACATCCAACTCTCCTTGATCACAAAAGACATTCATCCCATAAATTCTCTAACTTGATTTAACCAAAGATCCATCTTTAGGAGAATAAATATAAGGCCCTTCAACACGTTTGCCTTTCTCATACACCATATAAGAGGCTACATTTCCATTTTCAAAATACTTGGTTGAATTTCCTTGAAGAAAACCTTGCTCATACGCTTCGGTTTGTAAAATTTTTCCTGACGGATAATACGCTTTCATAATTCCATGCTTAATCCCTTTTTCATAAGGAATTGTTGCTATAATGTATCCTAAAGGGTTATAGGTGATCATATCGCCATGCATTTTTCCGTCCACATAAGGAACTTCATGCTGAAGAGCACCGCCTTTTGTGTAAAATTTTGCGAGTCCCTGGATTTTTCCTTTGTGATAGGGAAGCTCTGCTGAAATCACGCCCTTTTCATAATTTTCTGCCAATCCATCCAACACGCCTTCTTTAAAATGATATTTGCGATGGGGTTTTCCCTCTTTATCATAAACAAGAGTCGGTCCTTCTCGAAGCCCATTCACAAAAGTCGCCCGTTTTGATACATTGCCCTTATGATCATAGTATTCAGCAACGCCGTTCCGTTGCCCACCTTTGAAAGGAATCCGCCTTAAAAGCTTTCCTTTTGCTGTTTTAATCTCTTGAATTCCTTCAAGAATCATAGCGGTTTTTGGTTTTCCT
This genomic stretch from Candidatus Paracaedimonas acanthamoebae harbors:
- a CDS encoding toxin-antitoxin system YwqK family antitoxin, which encodes MSNIHPQQEMRLGKPKTAMILEGIQEIKTAKGKLLRRIPFKGGQRNGVAEYYDHKGNVSKRATFVNGLREGPTLVYDKEGKPHRKYHFKEGVLDGLAENYEKGVISAELPYHKGKIQGLAKFYTKGGALQHEVPYVDGKMHGDMITYNPLGYIIATIPYEKGIKHGIMKAYYPSGKILQTEAYEQGFLQGNSTKYFENGNVASYMVYEKGKRVEGPYIYSPKDGSLVKSS